The nucleotide window TTGCTCTTTCAACTGATAACAATGATTGCACTGCataaaaaattacagtttagaTCAAAAAATTGTTGTATCTTCAAGGTTATTATGTAAAAATCGGCCAGAATTTTCTTTTCAGATTTAGCACCAGGCAGAAAGCCTTTGGATTGGAAAACAAGGATGAAAATTGCTTCAGGAGCAGCAAAAGGACTTGAATACTTGCATGAAACAGCAAATCCTCCAGTAATATACCGTGACTTTAAAGCATCAAACATATTATTAGATGAGACTTTCAATCCAAAGCTCTCAGATTTCGGTCTGGCAAAGCTTGGTCCAACAGGAGACAAGACTTATGTTTCCACTAGAGTGATGGGAACTTATGGCTATTGTGCACCTGAGTATGCATTGACAGGCCAATTGACGTCAAAATCTGATGTTTACAGCTTTGGAGTTGTGTTTCTGGAGATCATCACAGGAAGAAGAGTTATCGACAATTCGAGACCAACCGAAGAGCAGAATCTGGTTGTATGGGTATGTACTATGTACAGAAATTTGTGATTTGTACTATAAACTTGATGCCCTTATCTTGATTTCAATATATTTCTCTTGTGCAGGCAACACCACTATTTAAAGACAGAAGAAAGTTCAAATTAATGGCAGACCCATTGTTAGAAAGGAATTATCCTATTAAGGGTCTTTATCAAGCACTTGCAGTTGCAGCTATGTGTCTCCAAGAGGAAGCTACTACTCGGCCAATAATGAGCGATGTTGTAACAGCTCTGGAATACTTAGCagtgaaggaagaagaagatgagggaGTGGATGACCATGTCAATGTAGCTTATCCTGATAGTGATACAGAAGAAAATCATGCTGAACCTAATAGACCAGATGACTGGCAGGGGTAGGAAATGGAAGAAGTTTTAATGCagcttacatttttttttttaagacatTGTAAAACAACCATTTTTTTCATTACTCAGATATCATTTTTCTATGTTTTTGGTTTTGCCTTTGTAAGAACTGCCATTGATAACAAGAGTGTACAGCTGCTACCTCTGTGGCAAATCATTGTGTATCCTAGCAGTGTTATTGGAGGGATTCTAATCACAATTTGTTCAAGCCATTTACTCATTCTTCAGCAAATAGGACAGAAGGAAGTAAAGTTCAAACAATGCTCAAATTTATCACCTACAATGGCATTGGACAGGACCATTTTAAACATAAATTAATGCTTCTTTTCTTGCAAACATGTTTggttacattattattattattattcacaaAGTAACATCCATTAAACAAAGTGTAATGTTCACATCCATATATTTTAGCTGTcagatattaaaattaaaattttctaacaTATGAACTTGGATAGGGTGACAAGTTCAAGCTTCCCTCCCTttatttgcgaaaaaataaaaacaaaaatcgtCTGCAATGTAAGAGTCTCATAACATCCATGCCCATCCACAGTAGAATGGTACATCCGCAGTTTAATATTGTGCCTTACAATTTCAGAGAAAACCATAAAAGGGTTTTAGCTTCTCTTGCCTTCTTCTCTCGGTGTCCTTAAGGCCACAGGGCTCTGCTGTGCTCCTACTTCTCTCCCAGACCCACTTGCCTTTCCTGAAAAAGAAACCAATTTTTTACCGGGTTGCCATTGAAATACCCAACAAAACGACTTTTCTTCCTTCTACATTCATTGCTTGCAGCTGTACTATGCTGGAGAGAATTGCTGAGGTAGTAGCCGTAAATATAGTCATACTATGAATATATACTTTCTAACTAAAAACATCATATAATTAAAGAATAATTATAAGACatattacataatatatttgtaGCTTAAAAAGATATATTttctataatatatttaaaagatattaaaaaatatgcacaaaaataaacaaaatgaaattaaaataataacataaatttaattcaattcctaTTTAGTTAGATTCGGAATCTCAAGAACCGCGCTCAGCCATAGCCGCAGCACAGTTTTGGCCAACACGAGATGTAAGTAATGTGCATTCTGGTGCTGCTTTGGCGTCATCTTGTAACAAGAACATTTGAGGAAGCTGACGATTGAAGATTACACTCTTTTCCTGTAAATTTTTGTTGCTAGCTTAGGTCCATGCACAATTTTGACGAGTCTTGATCAATGGCAAATGAGCGATTCAAAATTTGTCTGCAAACTTTTGGCTGCTAATGTATATATACCCATCCATGTAGGACCAAACATAAGttggtcctttttttttttcgaatAATTTTAGCCCTTTTCCGGAATTGTATACACTATTTTCTCATTAAGATTATAACAGGTGCAAATGAAAATAATGGCACTTAACTGAACAATTAACCAAACAGCTTGCATGACCTCCAACCGGTGTAAACCTGTTCCTAGTTGAAAGTATAAATTCCATCTTCACTAAATCCTAATATTAATGCACAATGCCAGCTTGCAAATttgttcaaaacttttctgttcatttacattttaattgtaaaatgtttgcacaaaattcataataacaccaaaAGGCAGTCAAGTGACTACTTGTCAAACTGTTGCAGTTCAATTCCCCAGGCTGATGCCAACTGCATCAAGAGTTGATCAGGTGTTACCCCTTCCCAGTCTTCTGGTGGATCAATTTCTGTAGAAGCTTCATGTAAATTCAATAGAAGCTCCTTCTTCAATTCCATTGGAATGCCCAGGGTATCAGGTCCGTTTTCCAACACTAATTCTACCAACTGAAGAACAAGAAGCAATCAAATGAAATATATGACAACTCTGATCAATTCATGATGTATAGCTGCTTACACACAAACAATGGGCATGATATTATACAAAATGGAGTTCAATAAATAACCACAAACGGTATGTGGAATAAACAGCTATAGACCAAACTATCCCATTCCAGAAAGCAGACACTGAAATGACACAAGCTCTATTCCTCATCAGCTTAAATTCAAAACTAAGTAAGGCCCCTATATTACAAGATGTACCCCAACTAAATCCCAACCATTAACTGTCCAAAATCCCATGCTAACCATTGAACTTCCAAGTAAACCTACAAAGATATCCTTACATGgttatcaaaatcaatttcttataATCTGAGATTGATCAATGCAACTGGGGGCTTGTTTAGCAGCAAGGTGTAAAAGCCAAGACATAAAAGTAGCACTCTTTTGGTTAAGCTTAGAAAGTGAAGTTGTCTTCTgaaacttttttttattatttttttttattttttgtgtcTTGGCTTTTGTCCAGAGCATCCAGTTATTGGCAACAAATAAATTATGGGACAGGTTTTCCCATACCCATACCTACCCCATCTTATTCTAAGCAGAATGGATAGGCATTGCTCGATTATtttttaaagttaaaaaaaaaaaagaagcataGATAATATTTAAaggtaaattttttattttatatacatatatatatatatatatataaaacacatCTCCACCATGCTGCCACACAAGCTCTAACCGCATGGTTCTGCCTACTTGTCCACAACATCACACCAGATCCCACATGCATTCAAGATTTAATGGCTAACGGCATTCTGTGTTGGGGCATGTAATTGCTTACCACAGGGCCTAAGGTAGTACAGATTCCCCAGCCCTATCCACCCCAAAGATACAATCTGGCTTAAAGAAAGACAATAATCTCTCATTTAATTCACTACAATGAGGTCATACATTAGGTCATTAGCAATTCTACTGAGTGATGGCTTCACAAGCTAAGGATATGTGCATGATAAGAAAAACTAAAAAAATCATTAGAATGATATGCTCACTTGAGGAAAACCCATACCTGCTGAATCCAAGACAAACAGACGTCAAACAAGTTCTGCTCCATTAGAAACTGTGTAACAGCATGCAAGACCTCACATGCTGTCTCATTCGAAAGTTGGTCAGCCACAGGTCCTGATCTGTCCATAAGCTTCACAAGCAGGAAATCATCCCCTGTAGATACAACTTCAGCATAAGCTGTATCCATATCACCCATTTTAAGGGCATCCATTGCATTACTCCAAGACGTCCAAATAGGATCCCGCTCTTGTCCACCATTATCATCTTCCAGAGCTTCTGCTGTCAATTCTGGGATGGCTACTCTTGCAGTTCGAGATATACCATTGTCCTCCCCAGCAACCCGAATGGCTTCCAAGGTAGCTTCATCCTTAGAGGCTTGCCAAACACTTCGAGCAGAAGGCCCCTCACCAAGCCTAACAGGTCCAGCACCTTTATCCCAGGCTCTCCGGCTGCCAACCTGATCACTTTCAGGTTCTGATTTGGGGGATCTAACATCCAGAGAACCACTACCTGGAGCTCTCCTTGAGTTAACCCGACCATTTCTGGAGGCACCATAAGCAGGAAAATCCCAAACATCAGAAATATCTGATCTCCAATGAAGGCCCCTTCCTCTCATGCCTGAAGCAGTAACATCAGATTGGGTAAATCTTTCCCCAAAAGGAACTCGCACATTATACTTGCCACTGGAGTAGTCAGAGAAGCCATTGTACTTTCCTAAAGGTCTATTAGAAGATCCCTCAAAACCTATAGGAAAATTACTACCTCTTCGACCTGATGATATTGACAAATCATGTGCCATGTCTTCAACTATTCTCTCAAGCCCCCTAACTCTGTTTTCCAAAGTTACCATGCTATCGTGAGACCCACCCATAAAATCCTACAATGTGCAGCAATCATCAGTAAAACAAAAGCATAGGTTAGAGCAATTTccttaatttgaaaatttatacATACCTGCAGCATATTCATGAGATGAGCTTGTTGTCTCTCCAACTGCAAAAGCTGCCTCTGTATAGCCAACCAATTTCCTTTACTATTCATGAATGTTCCTTCAGATTGGCCATCAGATTTAGAGAAACCTGCACGACTACCAGATGATTCCCTGTGATTTACATCAAGCCTGTCATCATCAAATGCTCTAGTTCTTGAATCTTTCCCAGCAATTCCTCTCTCAATGCCACGGTTCTTATTATTGAAAGATCCATGGACATCATCTGATTGGCTATTTCCCATGTGATTTGACCTTCCCATTGATTCAGAATCATTTGGCTCTGATTGTTCCTCATTGTTCAAATTTGAGGAATTGATACATCTACGAGGAACCACAACTTCTACAGGCAGATCACCAGAACCCCTTCTTTCAAGTTTCTGGAAGAATTCTGGATTTAAGTCTTTGTCTGTCAAAGCAGGTGCTTTCTTCTTCAATATTACAACCGCTTTGTCAGGAATGCTTCCAGCTTTACTTTTTGAAACAGAATCCATACTTGGAGAAGAACCACTGGATGAATCCCTCACCAATGATTCTGTTTTCTGGCCACTAGGATTTGGAATCTTATCTGACAACTCAGCTTCTTCAGGATGGTGACCATCTGAACATTGATTATAAAGAAAATGGGCAAAAAACAAGTATTAGACATTTGAAGCTCAATTCATCATAGACAGTATAGTATTACTGAAATGCTCACCACGAGAGGAAGCTTTTTTATCATCCAAAACGCCATCTTCTGCTTTCCCTGCAATCTTCTTCCATAATTGCAATGCCTCTGTCATGCTATCTCTGACAGGCTTTATCTGTTAACCCAATAATGATCATTTTGCTATGATGATCCCAAAGGAAATAAAAGGCTATATAAACATATATACCCTGATCTTCTAGAGCAATATATTTCAACCAAAGTGTGAGCTCACTTGCTTAAACAATAgactaaatttaaaattcttcagAGCCGCACAACAATATCTATGTAACCACCATATGAGAATCACAAGAATAATATGCGGGTGTCATTAATGGCTTGCAGAACAGTTTAGAGAAGTCAGCCAGTGCACTCCTTTCTCCAATAGATCAATAGTCGAGATAATTCAAGGTATATTTCATTTGGATTTTCCAGTTGAGAATTTAAGCTAACATTTAACTGGGGTAAAACTCTCAAGAGGTCTCTGTATTATTAATAAAACTAGAATAACCCAGATTCACataatttttatctttttttcttATCAGATAGATACATTTCATTCAGATGGTATTAACACAGGCGCACAAGCTCCTGAACACTGGTGTATATAGAACAGTCAAATTTACATTCCATTTCACTGAAAATGATGAAACAGAATAGTTTGTGTGATATACATATAATGGAATTTGCTTCCAACACATGAAACAAGTCTTCTAATAAAGTGCAATTTGACTATTGCCGCTATCAGATATTCCATAGAACAAGGTGCAACTTTTGCTTATTGAGGACCACTAAAAATTATCAAGCATTGGAACCTCCAATACAAATTGAACAACTCTCAGAAAATTTTAGAGAAGATAAATGACAAGGCTCATGTGTAAATGTATTGACAATCAATGTAAAAACTTTGGTGATTAGGCTTATTGACCACCAAAACTGATTGAAACAAAATAACTATGCGGACTATATGCTGTCAATAGAAGcacaaaaatattatatttatgtaGAGGAAAAATGAAATAAGCTACCTTGTCAAATCGGGAAGCCTCAAGCACTGTCAGCGTGGAATTAGCAGCTCCATCAGTAATTAAGCTGCTTGAATGCAATGCTAACGCTCTTAGAGCATCAGCTGCAGCCTTACGTGTTGCCCAGTCTGCACTCCCAAGGCAGTCATGAATACTTTGCAGCAATGGCTCCAACCCCTGTGGTGCAATTGCCCCCACCTAAAACAATTTCACAATTATTTAGAAATCCAGAATTTTGTTTCCTTTATGGCAAGGATTATACAAATATATTTAGTATCATTCACCAGTTCACAAACCCACAACAAATTAGGTTGCATCAGCCACCATTTGGTAAAAAAACTTTGAAATAAGTATCTAAGTAATTTTTAACTGTCTAAGAGAATGAATATGCAATTAATTACAAATAAAAGGAAGCTAGCTTGTCAAAGAGCAACTATTTGAAACTTATGCCAAGAATACAACCTTTTTTGTGCCATTCAATAGAAATCAAACCTAAAAATATCATCAAGTGTCATGCAACAGCAGTACCAAAACCAATATAACAGAAATATATTGCCCAAACCTGCAACAAATTTTCCACAACACCCAACATCACAGCTTTGGCATGGAAATTCTGCCTATTCAACAATTTACAAACTCGAGGGCACAACTGCTGAAATGCCCTCACAGGCAGGTTTTCAGCCATAGCACACTTGACCATCTTTGCCAGACACATAGCCGCACCTAGTTGCACCCCTTTGTTCTGCTCCCGCATGGCCTCAAAAAATGGCCTAACGAACAACTGTACTCTACCTTCCCCTACTCCCCCCTTCAAATATAACCCTGATAAAACCTCAACCACATCACTACATGCCTTCCGAACACTTGGATCAGAATCTCTCAACATTTTAACAATGTGGGCAATGATTTTGTTCAAACATGGTAATTTCAATTCATGATGAATTTGATAGCACAAAGAGAGTAAATGGAGAGAATCCTTCTTGACAATGGCTTTGTTAGTGGGGTCAGATGAGAAACTATAAAGGGAGTTGAGAAGCAAGGGCAGCGCATTTGGGGACAGGGACTGGGTAATGGATTGGAGGTCTTGAAGCGCAAGCTGGTGAGTGTCACGATCAGCAAGCTTAGAAAGAGAAAGCAGAATTTGTTGCTTCAGTGCAACATCAGCAAAGTGAGAGGAAAGAGAAGAGGATATAGAGGAAGATGGAATTGAAGATTGGCAAGGGTGTTCTGCAAGTTTTGGGCATTTAGGTGCTTTTGTGCTCATGTTGTATGGTATGCAGACACAAAGATGGACTTTTAGAAAAAGAATAAAGAAGTAAATGGGAACTAGAAGATGGAGATTGAAAGAGATAGGAAAGAGAGTTTTACAGACAGAGAAGCAAATGAGATTTAAGAGAAAATATCATCTTAGAAGGTCAGTTCCTACAGATAAATATGAAACAACTGTGAAATATTTCAAAATGTCTCCCTATGTCCTTCACTTTATTAATAACCAACTGAAGCTTTAAGGAGATCAGCACCACCATACTTCAGCCACATCCCAATGATGTTATTTTCTTTTACTTCATTTTATCAACCAAATAAACTGCGGATATCaactatactcaactcaactaagcctttatcccaagaatttgGGGTCGGCAAAAATAACATATTTGGTTGATAAACTATGGATATCAACTATATTTAGCAGAAATACACCACAAAGGGGA belongs to Hevea brasiliensis isolate MT/VB/25A 57/8 chromosome 4, ASM3005281v1, whole genome shotgun sequence and includes:
- the LOC110670840 gene encoding probable serine/threonine-protein kinase PBL23, with amino-acid sequence MNCFPCCMSEQKLSRKSLKKSIKEYQDTRTLASFANISFRSNSSRRRYITEEIKKIGKGNISADVFTFRELSVATKNFNPDNLLGEGGFGRVYKGQIEKTNKVVAVKQLDRNGFQGNREFLVEVLMLSLLHHTNLVNLVGYCADGDQRILVYDYMPNGSLEDHLLDLAPGRKPLDWKTRMKIASGAAKGLEYLHETANPPVIYRDFKASNILLDETFNPKLSDFGLAKLGPTGDKTYVSTRVMGTYGYCAPEYALTGQLTSKSDVYSFGVVFLEIITGRRVIDNSRPTEEQNLVVWATPLFKDRRKFKLMADPLLERNYPIKGLYQALAVAAMCLQEEATTRPIMSDVVTALEYLAVKEEEDEGVDDHVNVAYPDSDTEENHAEPNRPDDWQG
- the LOC110670835 gene encoding microtubule-associated protein TORTIFOLIA1 is translated as MSTQAPKLGKPSKLPNQNQPNSRSSSLSTHLAMVELKQRIITSLSKLADRDTHQIAIEDLHSITQSISPEALPMLLNSLYDSLSDSSNAKPSVKKESLHLLSLTCQSHRDLTLPHLTKIIAHIVKRLKDSDSSVKDACSDAIGVLSRLYLKSGGGGGGGGEGGGDSNGVGSLVGLFVRPLFEAMGEQNKGVQSGAAVCMAKMVDCAAMEADNADGNSGGGNVPIGAFQKLCPRICKLLNGQNFQAKAALLGVLTSLAQVGAIAPQGLEPLLQSIHDCLGSADWATRKAAADALRALALHSSSLITDGAANSTLTVLEASRFDKIKPVRDSMTEALQLWKKIAGKAEDGVLDDKKASSRDGHHPEEAELSDKIPNPSGQKTESLVRDSSSGSSPSMDSVSKSKAGSIPDKAVVILKKKAPALTDKDLNPEFFQKLERRGSGDLPVEVVVPRRCINSSNLNNEEQSEPNDSESMGRSNHMGNSQSDDVHGSFNNKNRGIERGIAGKDSRTRAFDDDRLDVNHRESSGSRAGFSKSDGQSEGTFMNSKGNWLAIQRQLLQLERQQAHLMNMLQDFMGGSHDSMVTLENRVRGLERIVEDMAHDLSISSGRRGSNFPIGFEGSSNRPLGKYNGFSDYSSGKYNVRVPFGERFTQSDVTASGMRGRGLHWRSDISDVWDFPAYGASRNGRVNSRRAPGSGSLDVRSPKSEPESDQVGSRRAWDKGAGPVRLGEGPSARSVWQASKDEATLEAIRVAGEDNGISRTARVAIPELTAEALEDDNGGQERDPIWTSWSNAMDALKMGDMDTAYAEVVSTGDDFLLVKLMDRSGPVADQLSNETACEVLHAVTQFLMEQNLFDVCLSWIQQLVELVLENGPDTLGIPMELKKELLLNLHEASTEIDPPEDWEGVTPDQLLMQLASAWGIELQQFDK